The DNA sequence TTTGAAATGTGATCTAACAAGAAAGGGTTAAAGCGGTACACACCACGTAATTCACTCACCGTCAGGTTCGCGCTCGTGCCATTGCGCGCAACCGCATAGCTGTAAACCCCGCTCACCCCTCGCCGGATGATAAAGTGATATTCCAGACTTAGTGCATTTGCCTCATTATCAATATAGGCAATATGGGCAATATCCTTAGTATTCTCGATAACAGAAACTTGTTGTGGTTTAAATTTCAAAAATGCGCCTGAATAATAATCCAGATAACCGGTGCTGCTTTTTCCTAGTGCATTGACTTGCGCATTGGTTTTATCAATCAGATTTTGGCTACCATTAGACAATGTGCCAATACTGCCATCACTGCCGATAGCTACCGATACCAGCCCATTATCCAACTGCGCTTTCATACCGGAAAGCGCCATACTCACATCGGATGATGCCGCTTGCGCCAGTGACGAGCACAGCATACCGAACGCGATAAGATGTAATCTACCTTGCATAGGGTTTCCCTTCTTCCTCATCATTTTTCAGTTTGCAGGCCTGCTATAGCACAATACGGCAGCACAATACGGCGAGCGCCCGGCTCCCGTTACCACTGGCTTTAGCTCGCCAGAAAAATCAATGGCATGCCAGACGGCTGTCTCACCATTATCCCTCTCCGGCACACCTGTTCCACCCGTAGGGCCACGCCATTTTGCGCAGTGCCCCGATACAACACCTTTTTGCCATTGCCCCGGCCTGCGATTTCATGGCAGAAAAACAAAGAACGACCTGCCGCTGCTCGCATTTTCAGTTAATAACTCGTTAAAGGTTTTACCAACCGGCGCGGTGCAATAAAATACAACCCATTATTTTTTGCAGTGGATCACAAAATTTCAGCCAAAGGCGCAACGAGGAGGAAAAACCCGGGCATTGGATGATAACGGATTATTTAATTCATAAAATTATTCGTGTTCTAATCAATTATTTCATTCCAATTAGCGAGAGCGTGTTAATTAACCCGACAACCCAACAGCCCGCCAGCAGTCCTGATGTATTCAAGGGTATTTATACTGAATTTATTCTCCAGCACCTTATGCTACGCTATTTTTAAATTCAGCACTGGACAGGAAAGTTACGAAGAATATACTGAAAACCTTTTTCACTTTATTGCTGATTTTCAAAAATGAGCGTCTACGAATATTTATTAAAATTTAGAAAGGTCAATACGGCGGACAGTCTTGAAAAATTGTTCGACCATCTCAACTATTCGCTGACTGATAACCATGAAATTATCAATATGTATCGGGCAGCCGATCATCGCCGCGCCGAATTAGCCGCTGGCGGAAAGTTGTTTGATGTGGGACAGGTGCCTAAAACCGTTTGGCATTTTGTTATCTAATCGTGCTCGCGCACCGCATTTTCACGTAACGCATCGGTTTTTACTCTTGCAAAGCAGCATCGACCTGATAGGGATATCATCCGGCATGCTGTTTTTTTATGCCATTTCACCGCGTGAAGGGAACCACCACGCAATATCCCTACATTGGGTAAGTTGTCGAATGACGGACAATACCGGATAATACGCCGGTTTTGTTTAGCAGGCACTGTAATGAGCGAATATCTCTTGTTGTTTGTTGGCACAATATTGGTCAACAACTTTGTTTTGGTGAAATTCCTTGGTCTCTGCCCGTTTATGGGGGTGTCCAAAAAACTGGAAGCGGCCATCGGCATGGGCTTTGCCACGACGTTTGTCATGACGGTCGGTTCGGTATTCTCCTGGCTGGTTAATGCTTATGTCTTACTGCCGTTTAACCTCCTCTATCTCAGAACGCTGGCATTTATCCTGGTGTTCGCCGTGGTGGTGCAGTTTACCGAGCTGGCAGTGCGTAAAACCAGCCCTGCGCTCTACCGCCTGTTGGGGATCTATCTGCCGCTGATAACCACCAACTGCGCGGTGCTCGGGGTGGCGTTACTGAGCGTCAATCAATCGCACAATTTCCTGCAAGCGACCGTTTACGGCTTTAGCGCCGCTGCCGGGTTCTCGCTGGTGTTGGTGCTGTTTGCTGCCTTACGCGAGCGTCTTGCGGTCGCTGATGTGCCGGTTCCGTTTCGCGGTGCGTCCATCGCACTGGTGACGGCGGGGCTCATGTCGCTGGCATTCATGGGCTTTACCGGATTGGTGAAATTCTGATGACCGTTATCTGGATAGCAGTGATTGCCTTAAGTGCGCTGGCAACCGTCTCGGGCCTGATTCTCGGTTTTGCGTCACGTCGTTTCGAGGTGCAAGACGACCCCGTGGCAGAACAAATCGAGGCGATGCTGCCACAAAGCCAATGCGGACAGTGCGGATATCCGGGTTGTCGCCCTTATGCACAAGCCATCGCGCTTAATGGTGAGCTGATTAACAAGTGCGTGCCTGGTGGTGAACCGCTGATGTTAAAACTGGCAGAGTGCCTGAACGTCGAGCCGCAACCGCTCTCCGAGGACACGCCTGCCCAGCCGATTGCACAGGTCGCCTGGATTGATGAAAGCAATTGCATCGGTTGCACCAAATGTATTCAGGCCTGCCCGGTCGATGCCATTGTTGGCAGTACCCGTGCAGTTCATACCGTTATCAGTGAGTTGTGTACCGGATGTAACCTGTGTGTGCCGCCTTGCCCGACGGATTGTATCGACTTAAGGCCGATAGCGCCGACGCCCACCCACTGGAAATGGAACCTTGAAGCCATTCCGGTTCATGTTATTCAGTCACAATCTCCCACTCCGGTGATAAACAACCATGTTTAAGCTGTTCGCCGCCTTCAGAAAAGACAGAATCTGGGACTTCAAGGGCGGTATCCACCCCCCGGAAATGAAAACCCAGTCCAGCCGGGTGCCACTGCGCCAGGTGCCGCTGCCAGATTATTTTATTGTTCCGCTTAAACAGCATCTCGGGCCAGAAGGTACCTTGTGCGTCAAGGTCGGCGATAAGGTTTTGCGCGGCCAGGCGCTGACCCGTGGCAGCGGCAGAATGCTGCCGGTACATGCGCCGACCTCAGGAACGGTTCATGCTATCCGGCATCATCTCAGTAATCACCCCTCGGGGTTGACGGAGCTGAGTATCATCCTGATGCCCGACGGCCTGGATACCTGGTGCGAACGCGAGACCCTGAGCGATTATCGGCAATACTCGCCTGCCCAGTTGCTCTCTCACCTGCATCAAGCCGGGATTGCGGGGCTGGGAGGGGCCGGGTTTCCGACCGCTGCAAAATTACAAGGCGGCCTGGAGCGTATCGACACGCTGATTATTAATGCCGCCGAATGCGAACCTTACATCACCGCAGATGACCGCCTGATGCAAGAATGCGCCGATGAAATAGCGCAAGGCATTGATATTCTCGATCACGTATTACAACCGCAGCGAGTCTTACTGGGTATCGAAGACAATAAGCCTGAAGCGATTGCCGCACTGCGCAGCATTCTGGTCAATTACCCGCGTATTGCGATGCGGGTGATCCCAACCAAGTACCCGTCGGGGGGAGCAAAGCAGCTGACAAAAATCCTGACCGGCAAAGAAGTCCCGTTCGGGAAGCACTCGGCATCCATCGGCGTTTTGATGCAAAACGTCGGTACGGCCTATGCCATCAAGCGTGCTGTTATAAACGGCGAGCCGCTCACCGAACGCGTGGTGACACTGACAGGCGATGCCCTGCGACAGCCCGGCAATGTCTGGGCGCGGCTGGGCACGCCGGTACGACATTTACTGCGCCACGCCGGTTATCACGTGACCACCACGCAACCGATGGTCGTGATGGGCGGCCCGCTGATGGGCTTTAGCCTGCCCGCGCTTGATGTGCCGATCATTAAAACCAGCAATTGCATTTTGGCACCGTCCCGGGACGAAATTCAGCCGCCCGCAGAAGAACAGGCGTGTATACGCTGTAGCAAATGCGCGGATGCCTGCCCGGCCGGGCTATTGCCACAGCAGCTCTATTGGTTCAGCCGTGGCGATGAACACGAAAAAGCGCGCCAGCATCATCTGTTTGATTGTATTGAATGTGGTGCGTGTGCCTATGTCTGCCCCAGCAATATACCGTTGGTGCAATACTACCGTCAGGAAAAGGCCGAAATTCAGGCATTAGACAGAGAAGCCCATAAAGCTGCGCAGGCCAAAGAACGCTTTGAGGCCAGACAGACTCGTCTGGAACAAGAGAAACAGGCCCGTCAGTTACGTCATCAGCAAGCGGCGGCGACCGTTTCCGGCACCGATAAAAGCGCGGTGATGGCGGCACTGGAGCGGGTGCGCAGCAAGCAGGCCAATGCGCTGCAAACCGGCATGCGTATTGAAAGCGGTCAACTGCCGGACAATCAGGCGGCGATCGCCGCTCGTGAAGCGCGCAAAGCGCTGGCGCGTCAGCGACAGGCTGAAAAAGCACACTCTGCGCCGCCTGAAGATAAGCAAGACATCGCCGCCAGCGAGTTATCGCCCTCCTCAGTGACGAC is a window from the Dickeya lacustris genome containing:
- the ydgT gene encoding transcription modulator YdgT, coding for MSVYEYLLKFRKVNTADSLEKLFDHLNYSLTDNHEIINMYRAADHRRAELAAGGKLFDVGQVPKTVWHFVI
- the rsxB gene encoding electron transport complex subunit RsxB, translating into MTVIWIAVIALSALATVSGLILGFASRRFEVQDDPVAEQIEAMLPQSQCGQCGYPGCRPYAQAIALNGELINKCVPGGEPLMLKLAECLNVEPQPLSEDTPAQPIAQVAWIDESNCIGCTKCIQACPVDAIVGSTRAVHTVISELCTGCNLCVPPCPTDCIDLRPIAPTPTHWKWNLEAIPVHVIQSQSPTPVINNHV
- the rsxA gene encoding electron transport complex subunit RsxA — encoded protein: MSEYLLLFVGTILVNNFVLVKFLGLCPFMGVSKKLEAAIGMGFATTFVMTVGSVFSWLVNAYVLLPFNLLYLRTLAFILVFAVVVQFTELAVRKTSPALYRLLGIYLPLITTNCAVLGVALLSVNQSHNFLQATVYGFSAAAGFSLVLVLFAALRERLAVADVPVPFRGASIALVTAGLMSLAFMGFTGLVKF
- the rsxC gene encoding electron transport complex subunit RsxC, whose protein sequence is MFKLFAAFRKDRIWDFKGGIHPPEMKTQSSRVPLRQVPLPDYFIVPLKQHLGPEGTLCVKVGDKVLRGQALTRGSGRMLPVHAPTSGTVHAIRHHLSNHPSGLTELSIILMPDGLDTWCERETLSDYRQYSPAQLLSHLHQAGIAGLGGAGFPTAAKLQGGLERIDTLIINAAECEPYITADDRLMQECADEIAQGIDILDHVLQPQRVLLGIEDNKPEAIAALRSILVNYPRIAMRVIPTKYPSGGAKQLTKILTGKEVPFGKHSASIGVLMQNVGTAYAIKRAVINGEPLTERVVTLTGDALRQPGNVWARLGTPVRHLLRHAGYHVTTTQPMVVMGGPLMGFSLPALDVPIIKTSNCILAPSRDEIQPPAEEQACIRCSKCADACPAGLLPQQLYWFSRGDEHEKARQHHLFDCIECGACAYVCPSNIPLVQYYRQEKAEIQALDREAHKAAQAKERFEARQTRLEQEKQARQLRHQQAAATVSGTDKSAVMAALERVRSKQANALQTGMRIESGQLPDNQAAIAAREARKALARQRQAEKAHSAPPEDKQDIAASELSPSSVTTPSPAEVAGAETNPQKAAVAAAIARVKARKNQAQTVNTQAATPETPATSTPPATSQPHDTRQAAVAAAIARVKARKAAQAEQHASVTPSHTDEMPSPVHDIHDVQTPATAPTVARAPATADDTVSPAQDDVIPHPITDPRKAAVADAIARVKARKAAAALAAQED